A DNA window from Niabella yanshanensis contains the following coding sequences:
- a CDS encoding sulfatase — MQLFKLYPYLFTILFLTSGLNLYSQPVNRKMNVLFIVADDMRPDLGCYGNKKVITPNIDRLADGSIVFNNAYCQQAVCNPSRASVLTGLRPDQTGVTDLVTHFRTKVPDAVTLPQAFKNAGYTTIGVGKIFHNTKKTVDTVSWSLPNAGNVSVSNKEYFLERNKKGGKADAFEFTEGEDEKYPDGQIAGATIQLLKRFKESGEPFFLATGFKKPHLPFCAPQKYLDLYRDTRFSGISNKERPAGAPGIAFHQWQELRGYTDIPDQGPISVQKEQDLIRAHYACISYVDVQIGKIMQELDRLGLRENTIVILWGDHGYHLGEQDLWCKSTNFELDTRIPLIISAPEITQKTGKTNAIVEAVDIYPTLIDLCGIVSASKLSGKSLAPLLLNPGMKWDHVAYSQFCRPYKAITAQHPTHMGYTVRDKDFRYTLWYNLSTNTVEARELYDMRQSNIETVNIAGQKKYQQAENRLTKMLEAYKQNQ; from the coding sequence ATGCAGCTATTTAAATTATATCCCTATTTATTCACTATTCTTTTTCTGACCAGTGGCCTTAACTTGTATAGTCAACCCGTTAACAGGAAAATGAATGTGCTCTTTATCGTAGCCGATGACATGCGGCCGGATTTAGGATGTTATGGCAATAAAAAAGTGATCACCCCTAATATAGACAGGCTGGCGGACGGCAGCATCGTGTTCAACAATGCGTATTGCCAGCAGGCCGTTTGCAATCCTTCAAGAGCATCTGTATTAACGGGGCTTCGCCCGGATCAGACGGGTGTAACGGATCTGGTTACCCATTTCCGTACTAAGGTTCCCGATGCAGTTACTTTGCCACAGGCTTTTAAAAATGCGGGTTACACCACGATTGGGGTAGGAAAGATCTTTCATAATACTAAAAAGACAGTGGATACGGTTTCCTGGTCGTTACCCAATGCCGGAAATGTTTCTGTTAGCAATAAAGAATACTTCCTCGAAAGAAATAAAAAAGGAGGTAAAGCCGATGCTTTTGAATTTACCGAAGGGGAAGATGAGAAATACCCGGATGGGCAAATCGCAGGGGCGACCATTCAATTATTAAAACGATTTAAAGAATCAGGAGAACCTTTTTTTCTTGCCACAGGATTTAAAAAACCGCATCTTCCTTTTTGTGCTCCTCAGAAATACCTGGACTTATACCGGGATACCAGGTTTTCAGGTATCAGTAATAAAGAAAGACCTGCCGGGGCACCCGGTATAGCTTTTCATCAATGGCAGGAGCTCAGAGGGTATACGGATATCCCCGATCAGGGCCCGATAAGTGTACAAAAGGAACAAGACCTTATTAGGGCTCACTATGCGTGTATTAGCTATGTAGATGTACAGATTGGTAAGATCATGCAGGAATTGGATCGTTTAGGACTGAGAGAAAATACCATCGTTATTTTATGGGGTGATCACGGCTATCATTTGGGAGAGCAGGACCTCTGGTGTAAGTCCACGAACTTTGAGCTGGACACACGTATCCCATTAATAATATCGGCTCCGGAAATTACTCAAAAGACAGGTAAGACGAACGCAATAGTAGAAGCGGTAGATATTTACCCCACGCTGATCGATTTATGTGGTATTGTGTCCGCTTCTAAATTAAGTGGCAAAAGCCTGGCGCCATTACTGCTGAATCCGGGTATGAAATGGGATCATGTAGCCTACAGCCAGTTTTGCAGGCCCTATAAAGCGATTACCGCACAGCATCCTACTCATATGGGATACACCGTACGGGATAAAGATTTCAGGTATACGCTCTGGTACAACTTAAGTACCAATACTGTTGAAGCACGTGAACTGTATGATATGAGGCAATCGAACATTGAAACCGTAAATATTGCAGGACAAAAAAAATATCAGCAGGCAGAAAATAGGCTGACAAAAATGCTGGAAGCATATAAACAAAATCAATAG
- a CDS encoding sialidase family protein: protein MMRSGIITMIAVVLMMPLTGYTQSKGGNSNIYKSVLWEQGKGKYKNYRIPAVIATKKGTVLAFCEAREAGDTGDIDLLVKRSKDNGKTWSEESVVWNDEQNTCGNPCPVVDMETGRIWLVTSWNDGKDHETAIVNKTSRSPRLPFICYSDDDGLSWSKPVSMGAATRDTSWGWYATGPGIGIQVKNGAYKGRLVIPANHSYNDPDGKIRKGPYGYGAHVLYSDDHGASWKKSESIKPGCNESQVTELADGTLMMNMRSYNEKFSRAVSTSKDGGATWSAIGHDYQLTESICQASILNFGQVQGKPAYLFLNPAVSVGRTHMTLKTSFDNCRSWSNSKLVYAGPCGYSSLTRLPNGRVGIFIEAGKKKSYEKMIFVSFPAETLFTAGAMLQENDI from the coding sequence ATGATGAGATCAGGTATTATAACTATGATTGCTGTAGTATTAATGATGCCTTTGACAGGCTATACACAATCGAAGGGAGGCAACTCCAATATTTACAAATCGGTACTTTGGGAACAGGGCAAAGGCAAATATAAAAATTACCGGATCCCTGCAGTAATAGCTACTAAAAAAGGAACCGTGCTCGCATTTTGTGAAGCCAGGGAGGCCGGAGACACCGGCGATATCGACCTTTTGGTAAAACGCTCAAAGGATAATGGTAAAACATGGAGCGAAGAATCAGTAGTATGGAATGATGAGCAAAATACCTGCGGTAATCCATGTCCGGTTGTTGATATGGAAACAGGTCGTATCTGGCTGGTGACTTCCTGGAATGATGGTAAGGATCATGAAACAGCTATTGTTAATAAAACATCCAGATCCCCCCGTTTACCTTTTATATGCTATTCTGATGATGATGGCTTAAGCTGGTCAAAACCTGTTAGCATGGGAGCGGCAACCAGAGATACTTCCTGGGGCTGGTATGCAACCGGGCCTGGTATTGGTATACAGGTTAAAAACGGTGCCTACAAAGGAAGGTTAGTTATTCCTGCTAATCATAGCTACAACGATCCTGACGGTAAGATCAGGAAAGGACCTTATGGATATGGTGCTCATGTTTTGTATTCAGATGATCATGGTGCCAGCTGGAAAAAAAGCGAGTCTATAAAACCGGGATGTAACGAAAGCCAGGTAACCGAACTTGCAGATGGTACGCTGATGATGAATATGCGTTCTTATAACGAAAAGTTTTCAAGAGCGGTTAGCACCAGTAAAGACGGTGGCGCCACCTGGAGTGCTATAGGTCATGATTACCAGCTTACCGAATCCATCTGCCAGGCAAGTATCCTTAACTTTGGACAGGTGCAGGGAAAACCGGCCTATCTCTTTCTTAATCCCGCAGTGTCTGTCGGCAGGACGCATATGACTTTAAAAACCAGTTTCGATAATTGCCGGAGCTGGTCCAACAGTAAATTAGTTTACGCAGGCCCTTGCGGTTATTCCAGCTTGACCAGGCTGCCCAATGGCAGGGTAGGCATTTTTATTGAAGCCGGTAAGAAGAAATCTTACGAGAAAATGATCTTTGTTTCCTTCCCCGCTGAGACCCTGTTTACCGCAGGCGCTATGCTGCAGGAAAATGATATTTAA
- a CDS encoding sialidase family protein: MLRLLVVVLILVIKTSLAQQPVESVVWPQATPGDAIKEHFVYGLTVAADGTLLAFSEGRLSPGDASPHHIVLKRSADNGKSWQASAIVVKSNGTSCYANPTPVVDQKGTIHLLYAENFRNDSSVLYHITSKDNGTTWSEPTVLTRLFDSDSQKRAFHLPGPGHGIRLKNGRLLVQVWHRHSITYPQIQRNYGVSTLYSDDNGRSWQNSGYVPLSDSLQGNESRLVTLSNADVLMDARPSGVARQQKRLISVSRDSGKTWSPFSESSKVAFTAVDMGLNTIQYGNSRYLLSSYPLGPGRQNLVLQASRDQGSSWYQPKLIAKGKVNYSDIAVLKDGSILVLYGRGTPKEVVACRLSKDWIRTHLLEVER, translated from the coding sequence ATGCTCCGTCTATTGGTTGTAGTTCTAATATTAGTCATAAAAACCTCATTGGCGCAACAACCTGTTGAGTCTGTTGTTTGGCCACAGGCAACACCGGGCGACGCCATTAAAGAGCATTTTGTATATGGATTAACGGTAGCCGCAGATGGTACCCTGTTGGCTTTTTCAGAAGGCAGGTTGAGCCCGGGCGATGCAAGTCCCCATCATATCGTATTAAAACGAAGCGCCGATAATGGCAAAAGCTGGCAGGCTTCCGCAATAGTGGTAAAAAGTAACGGCACCAGTTGTTATGCCAACCCAACACCGGTTGTAGATCAAAAGGGAACCATCCATTTGTTGTATGCAGAGAATTTCCGTAACGATTCTTCCGTATTGTATCATATAACCAGCAAGGATAACGGTACTACCTGGTCTGAACCAACCGTCTTAACTCGCTTATTTGACAGCGACTCTCAAAAAAGAGCTTTTCATCTGCCCGGCCCGGGTCACGGAATCCGGTTAAAAAATGGCCGCCTGCTGGTTCAGGTGTGGCATAGGCACAGTATCACCTATCCGCAAATTCAAAGAAACTATGGTGTATCCACTTTGTATAGCGATGATAATGGCCGAAGCTGGCAGAATAGTGGCTATGTACCCCTGTCAGATAGCTTGCAGGGAAATGAAAGTCGCCTGGTTACTTTGAGCAACGCTGATGTTTTGATGGACGCCAGGCCCAGCGGTGTTGCCAGGCAACAAAAAAGATTGATATCCGTAAGCAGGGACAGCGGTAAAACCTGGAGCCCGTTCTCCGAAAGTTCCAAAGTAGCTTTCACCGCGGTTGATATGGGGCTCAATACAATCCAGTACGGGAATAGCCGTTACCTGCTTTCCAGTTATCCATTGGGACCGGGCAGGCAAAACCTGGTATTACAGGCCAGCCGTGACCAGGGTAGCAGCTGGTATCAGCCAAAGTTAATTGCTAAAGGCAAGGTAAACTACTCAGATATAGCGGTTTTAAAAGATGGATCCATATTGGTTTTATATGGCAGGGGAACTCCGAAAGAAGTGGTAGCCTGCAGGTT